From the genome of Thermogutta terrifontis, one region includes:
- a CDS encoding ROK family protein, producing the protein MCYLGIEIGGTKLQVGIGTGEGPPLIALRRDEIDRRQGAEAIRRRILDFARPLIAEYHPRAIGIAFGGPIDVQSGRTLKSHHVAGWDDFPLVQWSQDELGLPTAMGNDADLAGWAEAIYGAGKGHRAVFYITVGTGIGGALIYEGKIYTGAHGIAAEIGHLRPGPTAVSPEEDLESVSAGWGIAARAQALVKEVLASRAAFEAGSGEPTLILRWRERWATPECGDVSFFTLHEAATDLLRRCDNDAERLTTKMLGEALASGNVIAEWVFARALQTLGWALAQMITLLAPSAIVIGGGVSLLGERLFFEPLRKEVVKYVFPPLADRYVIRPAELGEEVMVHGAVLLARQRFEAAAGKGVTSPALEQKK; encoded by the coding sequence ATGTGTTATCTCGGAATCGAGATCGGCGGTACAAAGCTCCAGGTCGGGATCGGAACAGGCGAGGGACCTCCGCTGATCGCCCTGCGTCGGGATGAGATCGATCGTAGGCAGGGAGCCGAGGCGATCCGCCGCCGAATCCTCGATTTTGCCCGGCCCCTTATTGCCGAGTACCATCCCCGAGCGATCGGTATCGCGTTTGGTGGGCCCATCGATGTTCAATCGGGACGAACCCTGAAAAGCCACCACGTGGCCGGTTGGGACGACTTCCCCCTCGTTCAATGGTCTCAGGATGAACTGGGGCTTCCCACCGCCATGGGAAACGACGCCGACCTTGCTGGCTGGGCAGAGGCGATCTATGGGGCAGGCAAGGGTCATCGCGCCGTCTTTTACATTACCGTGGGCACCGGTATCGGTGGAGCCCTGATTTACGAAGGCAAAATTTACACCGGTGCCCATGGGATTGCCGCCGAGATCGGGCATCTCCGTCCGGGACCGACGGCCGTGTCGCCCGAAGAGGATCTCGAATCCGTCTCCGCAGGCTGGGGAATCGCGGCCCGGGCCCAGGCTCTGGTCAAGGAGGTGCTCGCCTCTCGTGCTGCTTTTGAGGCCGGCTCTGGCGAGCCAACGCTCATCCTCCGGTGGCGTGAAAGGTGGGCCACACCGGAGTGTGGCGATGTATCCTTTTTCACACTCCATGAGGCAGCCACGGATCTTCTCCGGCGCTGTGACAACGATGCGGAACGGCTCACCACAAAGATGCTGGGTGAGGCTCTGGCATCCGGCAATGTGATCGCGGAGTGGGTTTTTGCCCGTGCGCTGCAAACACTCGGCTGGGCCCTCGCGCAGATGATCACGCTTTTGGCGCCTTCGGCGATTGTCATCGGCGGCGGGGTATCGCTCCTTGGGGAACGGTTGTTTTTTGAGCCGCTCCGCAAGGAAGTGGTGAAATATGTGTTTCCGCCGCTCGCCGACCGCTATGTCATTCGACCGGCGGAACTGGGGGAAGAAGTGATGGTCCATGGGGCGGTTTTGCTTGCCCGGCAACGCTTCGAAGCTGCTGCCGGAAAGGGCGTGACATCACCCGCGCTTGAACAGAAAAAGTGA
- a CDS encoding ABC transporter permease — translation MAAGAMGKTQEATRSQPPARRSRSFTAEAWKRLCGDPWAVVSLGILGVMSLLALAAPLLPLSPPRLVRTERQFQPPRFWPLFEYGFRSVNGEETVSSSSDERPSREALLEEGFGQLGPLSGLLLRIRWSVFGEWCLAPICGTDKLGRDLFSRILWGARVSLSVGIVATLVSLVIGVTYGAIAGFAGGRVDRLMMRLVDILYSVPFIFVVIFIITIVSAEPVRNMLENRWGLSRIMIFFLVVGAIYWLTMARVVRGQVISLRHELYVEAARALGVGWWRILFRHILPNLLSVVVVYLTLTIPRVMLFEAFLSFLGLGVEPPDVSWGLLANEGLQAITPIKIYWWLVVFPGLALALTLFALNFLGDSLRDALDPRLKRIR, via the coding sequence ATGGCCGCAGGTGCAATGGGCAAAACCCAGGAGGCGACGCGGTCACAGCCTCCCGCCCGCAGGTCTCGCTCCTTCACCGCTGAGGCGTGGAAACGGTTGTGCGGCGATCCCTGGGCGGTGGTATCGCTGGGAATTCTCGGGGTCATGTCCCTGCTGGCGTTGGCAGCACCTCTTCTCCCCCTTTCACCGCCGCGGCTGGTGCGAACCGAGCGCCAGTTCCAACCGCCGCGTTTCTGGCCACTCTTTGAATACGGCTTTCGATCTGTTAACGGCGAAGAGACTGTGTCCTCCAGCTCCGATGAACGGCCATCCCGAGAAGCGCTTCTGGAAGAAGGATTTGGCCAGCTTGGCCCCCTGAGCGGATTACTCCTGCGAATCCGGTGGTCTGTTTTTGGCGAATGGTGTCTGGCGCCGATTTGCGGGACAGATAAGCTGGGCCGCGATCTTTTTTCCAGGATCCTCTGGGGCGCCCGGGTGTCCCTGTCTGTGGGAATCGTGGCGACGCTTGTTTCCCTGGTGATCGGGGTCACCTATGGAGCTATCGCGGGATTTGCGGGGGGCCGGGTTGATCGGTTGATGATGCGGTTGGTGGATATTCTCTATTCGGTGCCCTTCATTTTTGTGGTTATCTTCATCATCACGATCGTCAGTGCCGAGCCCGTGCGGAACATGCTGGAAAATCGGTGGGGACTTAGCCGCATCATGATCTTTTTTCTCGTGGTGGGCGCCATCTACTGGCTGACGATGGCCCGGGTTGTCCGCGGCCAGGTCATTTCCCTCAGGCATGAACTTTATGTGGAAGCGGCTCGCGCACTGGGTGTGGGCTGGTGGCGGATCCTCTTTCGCCACATTCTTCCCAATCTCCTCAGTGTCGTGGTGGTCTATTTAACATTGACCATCCCACGGGTAATGCTGTTTGAGGCATTCCTATCGTTTTTGGGTCTCGGTGTGGAACCGCCCGATGTCTCCTGGGGATTGCTGGCCAACGAAGGATTGCAGGCCATCACGCCGATCAAGATTTACTGGTGGCTGGTGGTTTTTCCTGGCCTGGCCCTGGCCCTGACGCTTTTTGCCCTCAACTTCCTGGGCGACAGCCTGCGCGACGCCCTCGATCCCCGGCTGAAGCGAATCCGTTGA
- a CDS encoding rhomboid family intramembrane serine protease, translating to MGLYDRDYITRRTLPGGAWSTSQYSMVTILIVINVVVYVLDAFSNYRLSDLTAARVGTLTRPWLWWQFLTYGFTHAPSPQHIFFNMLTLWFFGRDIEYLLGRKEFLRLYLFLVIVGGVVWAAINRLQGASAGSSMIGASGAVVGIFLLFCLHYPRRTILLFFFLPVPAWVAGVLLLAPDIMSAIQSRESEIAYSVHLTGAALAALYYYQNWNLGLFWERLGGERIWVRIKYLFQRRPRLRVHRGEYEYLREMDDVGDPTDAEKEEWEKLEAEVERILDKINKSGTDSLTRAERRTLERASQLYRQRRRGS from the coding sequence ATGGGGTTATACGATCGCGACTACATCACCAGGAGGACGCTGCCCGGGGGCGCCTGGTCCACCAGCCAGTACAGCATGGTCACCATCCTCATTGTGATCAACGTGGTGGTGTATGTGCTGGATGCTTTCAGTAACTACCGACTGAGCGACTTGACTGCCGCCCGGGTGGGCACACTCACACGTCCCTGGTTGTGGTGGCAGTTTCTGACGTATGGCTTCACCCATGCGCCCAGCCCGCAGCACATTTTTTTCAACATGCTGACGCTGTGGTTTTTCGGCCGGGATATCGAATATCTTCTCGGCCGAAAAGAATTCCTTAGACTTTACCTGTTTTTGGTCATTGTTGGCGGCGTGGTGTGGGCGGCGATCAATCGGCTTCAGGGTGCCTCTGCGGGGAGTTCGATGATCGGAGCCTCCGGGGCGGTGGTGGGGATCTTCCTGCTATTCTGCCTCCACTATCCGCGAAGAACGATTCTGCTGTTTTTCTTTCTGCCGGTGCCGGCCTGGGTGGCAGGCGTTTTGCTATTGGCCCCGGATATCATGTCGGCCATCCAGAGCAGGGAAAGCGAAATTGCCTATTCTGTGCATCTTACGGGCGCGGCCCTGGCTGCCCTTTATTACTATCAAAATTGGAACCTTGGACTTTTTTGGGAGAGGCTGGGAGGAGAAAGAATCTGGGTGAGAATCAAGTATCTCTTTCAGCGGCGGCCACGGCTTCGGGTCCATCGCGGCGAGTACGAGTACCTTCGCGAGATGGATGACGTGGGCGATCCTACGGACGCCGAGAAAGAGGAGTGGGAAAAGCTCGAGGCGGAAGTGGAACGCATTCTGGACAAGATCAATAAATCGGGTACCGATAGCCTGACACGCGCGGAGCGACGAACACTTGAACGGGCCAGTCAGCTTTATCGGCAGCGGCGGCGGGGTTCATAA
- a CDS encoding 3-keto-disaccharide hydrolase: protein MRLLPTVVLVLVALPVWAEEASNCLTPEEKEQGFVCLFDGTSLDQWQGDTKGYVIEDGVLVCKPGGNLYTKKEYSDFIFRFEFKLTPNANNGVGIRTPLGCDPAYCGMEIQILDDSGSQYTQLQPYQYHGSIYGVVPAKRGHLKPVGEWNSEEILCQGRHVRVTLNGVVIVDANLDEVQPMDHRDHPGLKRDKGYIGFLGHGTRVEFRRIRIKELK from the coding sequence ATGAGATTGCTCCCCACAGTTGTCCTGGTCCTGGTCGCGCTTCCCGTTTGGGCGGAGGAAGCATCCAATTGTCTTACCCCGGAAGAAAAAGAACAAGGTTTTGTTTGCCTGTTTGATGGAACGTCGCTCGACCAATGGCAGGGCGATACCAAGGGTTACGTGATTGAAGATGGCGTGCTTGTGTGCAAGCCTGGCGGGAATCTTTACACCAAAAAAGAGTACAGCGATTTCATTTTCCGATTCGAATTCAAGCTGACACCGAATGCCAACAACGGCGTGGGGATCCGCACACCACTCGGATGTGATCCCGCCTATTGTGGCATGGAAATCCAGATTCTGGACGATTCAGGAAGTCAGTACACACAACTTCAGCCGTACCAGTATCACGGCTCCATTTACGGCGTGGTCCCTGCCAAGCGCGGTCACCTCAAACCCGTCGGGGAATGGAACAGCGAAGAAATCCTGTGCCAGGGACGGCACGTCCGTGTGACGCTCAACGGTGTCGTTATTGTCGATGCGAATCTCGATGAAGTCCAGCCGATGGATCACCGCGACCACCCCGGCCTGAAACGGGACAAAGGGTACATCGGGTTTCTCGGTCACGGCACACGGGTGGAGTTCCGCAGAATACGTATCAAGGAATTGAAGTAA
- a CDS encoding DUF1559 domain-containing protein, with translation MLMVRSRARKGFTLVELLVVITIIGMLVAMLMPAVQMAREAGRRSQCMNNQKQLATALLNYESARRQFPGWVETLTLSNGSKLDVAWFVTLFPYIEQGPLYQQWIQGTLNITALPFAVCPSNPLESSPIVNGQLTQGPLEAAMVYVANAGWPGSMLNNNTQEGPADAVFLERGQVLLANGGQLKQINLDYLSSHDGASNTLALSENINARGIWAYSAPVAPGSFPSTSAYDPKWEYAVGFNWFDSPGTCRRINACLNGDSSGQTNPIANPELARASSRHPGVVNVAFCDGHVVTQRDNIDWLVLAQLMTPDNYKAGAAANWPQLRDSVYDSGNN, from the coding sequence ATGTTGATGGTTCGCAGTCGGGCGCGAAAGGGTTTTACACTTGTTGAGCTTCTGGTGGTGATCACCATCATCGGGATGCTGGTGGCCATGCTGATGCCGGCCGTCCAAATGGCCCGGGAGGCAGGACGACGTTCGCAGTGCATGAACAATCAGAAGCAGCTTGCAACGGCCCTCCTCAATTACGAATCGGCACGGCGACAATTCCCGGGTTGGGTGGAAACGCTCACGTTGTCAAATGGATCCAAGCTCGATGTCGCGTGGTTTGTCACGCTCTTCCCGTACATCGAGCAGGGCCCCCTGTACCAGCAGTGGATTCAGGGTACTCTTAACATCACCGCTCTGCCCTTTGCTGTCTGCCCCAGCAATCCTCTGGAGTCCTCACCCATCGTAAATGGCCAACTGACACAGGGACCGCTGGAAGCTGCCATGGTCTATGTGGCCAATGCAGGCTGGCCGGGGTCGATGCTCAACAATAACACTCAGGAAGGCCCCGCCGATGCAGTGTTCCTTGAACGAGGTCAGGTGTTGCTGGCCAACGGCGGGCAGCTCAAGCAGATCAATCTGGATTACCTGAGCTCGCACGACGGTGCATCCAACACGCTTGCCCTTTCGGAGAATATCAATGCTCGGGGCATTTGGGCCTATTCCGCTCCAGTCGCTCCAGGCAGCTTCCCCAGCACCAGCGCGTACGATCCCAAGTGGGAATATGCCGTTGGTTTCAACTGGTTTGACAGCCCCGGCACTTGCCGGAGGATCAATGCTTGCCTCAACGGCGATTCGAGCGGTCAGACCAACCCAATCGCGAATCCGGAGCTTGCCCGTGCGTCCAGCCGGCATCCCGGGGTGGTCAACGTCGCTTTCTGCGATGGGCATGTCGTCACGCAGCGGGACAACATCGACTGGCTCGTTCTCGCTCAGCTTATGACGCCGGATAACTACAAGGCGGGAGCGGCAGCAAACTGGCCGCAGCTTCGTGATAGCGTGTACGACTCCGGGAACAACTGA